Proteins encoded within one genomic window of Cydia pomonella isolate Wapato2018A chromosome 12, ilCydPomo1, whole genome shotgun sequence:
- the LOC133523214 gene encoding uncharacterized protein LOC133523214 codes for MEAPEKCCDTQFKVLSTGDYILPPPLQASIDKIVEKEGYITHKTINRSISTSGGNFLAELFEVDIKGKTADGDKETNIFIKNKMDDIQVTVLDVTECYTLENFFYGQLSKLYNDIQNKANIPVEERYNMVKSYDATNPNAIILENLAKKGFTTVHRMEVAPLKFAQLSVQQLARFHGLSWVLEKQHPEYFAKKIRSLKSTFQFNDDYQKFIDNMSTYTDKCVDEGQKVKLNKFKSGILETLRKNYFDNAGSRCCLCHGDYRANNILVKKDGDNITEVIPVDYQLLYYGCPVMDFIYFIFPCTDQEFRSIHLDNLKDLYYESLEKFLKYFNMDVESVYPRCEFETEYKKRLEFGLIFSLMITPILFTNDDDVPDITKDDLGTLSVTPDPKMDERIRGLVDDFQKWGIL; via the exons ATGGAAGCACCAGAAAAATGCTGTGATACCCAATTCAAAGTTCTATCCACTGGTGACTATATTCTACCGCCCCCATTGCAAGCTTCCATTGACAAAATCGTAGAAAAAGAAGGATATATTACGCACAAAACCATCAACAGGTCAATCTCGACCAGCGGTGGTAACTTCTTGGCAGAACTGTTCGAAGTTGACATTAAAGGAAAAACTGCGGATGGCGATAAAGagaccaatatttttattaaaaataaaatggatgACATACAAGTGACAGTTCTAGATGTTACAGAATGTTATACTTTGGAGAACTTCTTTTACGGACAACTCTCAAAACTGTATAATGATATACAAAATAAAGCTAATATTCCAGTTGAAGAAAGATACAATATGGTTAAAAGTTACGATGCTACGAATCCAAATGCTATAATTCTGGAGAACCTTGCTAAAAAGGGCTTCACAACTGTTCATCGAATGGAAGTCGCTCCTCTTAAGTTTGCACAACTCTCTGTTCAGCAGCTGGCGAGGTTCCACGGGTTATCCTGGGTCTTGGAAAAACAACATCCTGAATACTTTGCAAAGAAAATTAGGTCATTGAAATCGACATTTCAATTTAACGATGATTATCAAAAATTCATTGATAATATGAGCACGTATACGGACAAATGTGTGGATGAGGGCCAGAAAGTTAAACTGAACAAATTCAAATCCGGAATTCTGGAGACCTTGCGAAAGAATTACTTTGATAATGCCGGAAGCAGATGCTGCTTATGCCATGGAGACTACAGGGCTAACAATATTCTTGTGAAAAAA GATGGCGATAATATAACTGAAGTCATACCAGTGGACTATCAGCTGCTGTATTATGGATGCCCTGTCATGGACTTCATCTATTTCATCTTCCCTTGCACTGACCAAGAGTTTAGGAGCATACATCTTGATAATCTGAAAGATCTGTATTACGAAAGTTTGGAAAAGttccttaaatattttaacatggaCGTTGAGTCAGTGTACCCACGGTGTGAGTTTGAAACAGAGTACAAGAAAAGACTAGAATTTGGTCTAATATTTAGTCTTATGATAACACCCATACTGTTTACTAATGATGATGACGTCCCTGACATTACTAAAGATGATTTGGGAACACTTTCTGTTACTCCGGATCCAAAAATGGATGAAAGGATCAGGGGTCTTGTGGATGATTTTCAAAAGTGGGGTATTTTGTGA